The proteins below are encoded in one region of Methanomassiliicoccus luminyensis B10:
- a CDS encoding DUF362 domain-containing protein, translating to MIVSIEKCHHCGACVGSCPQNAIYLNDVVLTFNDDCNRCGRCVKLCPVGALELEEKR from the coding sequence ATGATCGTGTCTATCGAGAAATGCCACCACTGCGGGGCCTGCGTGGGCTCCTGCCCCCAGAACGCCATCTACCTCAACGATGTCGTCCTGACGTTCAACGATGACTGCAACCGCTGCGGCCGCTGCGTAAAGCTGTGCCCGGTCGGCGCCTTGGAGCTGGAGGAGAAGAGATGA
- a CDS encoding NAD(P)/FAD-dependent oxidoreductase, whose protein sequence is MKKIECDVVVVGAGPAGSMTAKWAAKGGVDVVMIEKRQEIGSPVRCGEGISKAWMPEVGIKVDQKWIAREVKGAHIVSPTGHTFVVDESQAGNEVGWVVDRVLFDKALAADAARAGAEIMLKTAATSLIREEGKIVGIRGESYGEPLEIRAGCVVGADGYESQIGRWAGIDTSLKAADIDTCYQYRLTNIDYDPDFCLFQLGSDAPGGYVWVFPKDDDTANVGIGVQMSKVKNVADVKMYLDKYIAKHPGLKKGQPLEAVAGAVSICAPLDSVSMDNLILVGDSARMIDPITGGGISMSCQAGMFAGKVLAKGVQAKDFSMNVLQEYETLWRDRMENKLWRNWMAKEKMVTLSDDALDKIVHTLSEVGVKKLSVQSLLEVVKGRYPDLVKEFEDLI, encoded by the coding sequence ATGAAGAAGATCGAGTGCGACGTGGTCGTCGTGGGCGCCGGCCCCGCCGGCAGCATGACCGCCAAGTGGGCCGCCAAGGGCGGCGTGGACGTGGTCATGATCGAGAAGCGCCAGGAGATCGGGTCCCCGGTCCGCTGCGGCGAGGGGATATCCAAGGCCTGGATGCCCGAGGTCGGCATCAAGGTCGACCAGAAATGGATCGCCCGTGAGGTAAAGGGCGCCCACATCGTCTCCCCCACCGGGCACACCTTCGTAGTGGACGAGAGCCAGGCCGGCAACGAGGTCGGCTGGGTGGTGGACCGGGTCCTGTTCGACAAGGCCCTCGCCGCCGATGCCGCCAGGGCCGGCGCGGAGATCATGCTCAAGACCGCCGCCACCTCCCTCATCAGGGAGGAGGGCAAGATCGTGGGGATCAGGGGCGAGTCCTATGGCGAGCCTTTGGAGATCAGGGCCGGCTGCGTGGTCGGCGCCGATGGCTACGAGTCCCAGATCGGCCGCTGGGCCGGCATCGACACCTCGCTGAAGGCCGCGGACATAGATACCTGCTACCAGTACCGCCTGACCAACATCGACTACGATCCCGACTTCTGCCTGTTCCAGCTCGGCTCCGACGCTCCCGGCGGGTACGTGTGGGTGTTCCCCAAGGACGATGACACCGCCAACGTGGGCATCGGGGTCCAGATGTCCAAGGTGAAGAACGTCGCCGATGTCAAGATGTACCTCGACAAGTACATCGCCAAGCACCCCGGCCTGAAGAAGGGTCAGCCCTTGGAGGCCGTGGCCGGCGCCGTTTCCATCTGCGCGCCGCTCGACTCGGTGTCGATGGACAACCTCATCCTGGTGGGCGACTCGGCCCGCATGATCGACCCCATCACCGGGGGCGGCATCTCCATGAGCTGCCAGGCCGGCATGTTCGCCGGGAAGGTGCTGGCAAAGGGCGTCCAGGCCAAGGATTTCTCCATGAACGTGCTTCAAGAGTACGAGACCCTGTGGAGGGACCGCATGGAGAACAAGCTGTGGAGGAACTGGATGGCCAAGGAGAAGATGGTCACCCTGTCCGACGACGCGCTGGACAAGATCGTCCACACCCTGTCCGAGGTCGGCGTGAAGAAACTTTCCGTCCAGTCGCTCCTGGAAGTGGTGAAGGGCCGCTACCCCGACCTGGTCAAGGAGTTCGAGGACCTGATCTAA
- the mvk gene encoding mevalonate kinase — translation MTVVSAPGKIILMGEHAVVFGKPAIALAIGMRLRCAAAPSAHSTVNGEILTERNSSYIMAAMRGHWSGGPLSFEISSDVPSGSGLGSSAAVTVASLGAMASMNGRLVEEDVARKAFDVESIVQGRASPIDTSVSTHGQGIFIDSQKGPDLLWEISRDTRRWFVHHCDVPEMTMVIGFTGIRKPTGPLVAKVKRYADHSSFAREIVDDIGALTLEGAERLRNKDLEALGRLMTKDHNLLAILGVSSPDLQKLVDASLPHSYGAKLTGAGGGGSMIALTDKPDKVAAAIASRGGIPYVVHTGVDGVRVDGE, via the coding sequence GCCATAGGCATGAGGCTGCGGTGCGCCGCGGCGCCTTCCGCACACAGCACCGTTAACGGGGAGATCTTGACGGAGCGCAACAGCTCCTACATCATGGCTGCCATGAGGGGGCACTGGAGCGGGGGTCCGCTGTCCTTCGAGATCTCTTCGGACGTGCCGTCTGGATCCGGCCTGGGCTCCTCCGCGGCGGTCACAGTGGCCTCGCTGGGCGCCATGGCCAGCATGAACGGCCGCCTGGTCGAGGAGGACGTGGCCAGGAAGGCGTTCGACGTGGAATCCATCGTGCAGGGGCGCGCCAGCCCCATCGACACTTCCGTCTCTACGCACGGTCAGGGGATCTTCATCGATTCGCAAAAAGGTCCAGACCTGCTGTGGGAGATCTCCCGGGACACCCGGAGGTGGTTCGTCCACCACTGCGATGTGCCGGAGATGACCATGGTGATCGGGTTCACCGGGATACGCAAGCCCACCGGCCCCCTGGTGGCCAAAGTGAAGAGGTACGCCGACCACTCCTCCTTCGCCAGGGAGATCGTCGACGACATCGGCGCGCTCACACTGGAAGGCGCGGAGCGGCTGAGGAATAAGGACCTGGAGGCGCTGGGCCGGCTGATGACCAAGGACCACAACCTCCTCGCCATCCTGGGGGTGTCGTCCCCGGACCTCCAGAAGCTGGTGGACGCCTCGCTGCCGCACTCGTACGGGGCCAAGCTCACCGGCGCGGGGGGCGGGGGCAGCATGATAGCGCTGACGGACAAGCCGGACAAGGTCGCCGCAGCCATAGCCAGCAGGGGCGGGATACCGTACGTCGTGCACACCGGGGTGGACGGCGTCAGGGTTGATGGAGAATAA